One genomic segment of Vespa velutina chromosome 10, iVesVel2.1, whole genome shotgun sequence includes these proteins:
- the LOC124952611 gene encoding GATOR complex protein Iml1 isoform X7, whose translation MKLFKLIVHQKNFSGEDLIINPKDYPGIKTGDVVEIYHPEDEFSRLLLQVTSFKEDLQGRETISVENNVATMFQLRTFADVYMNIVNPEDVALDSVELTFKDQYMGRSEMWRLKNSLVNTCVYMNKKIEFCGGSIRCQVYEMWSQGDRVACGVITDDTKVVFRSSTSMVYLFIQMSSEMWDFDIHGDLYFEKAVNGFLADLFQKWKKNGSNHEVTIVLFSRTFYNATSLEEFPNHMRECLQHDYRGRFYEDFYRVAVQNERYEDWSNVLVQLRKLFTDYQKFVLEYHQRPDVSMPKAINSTAAQGNFLEVLNMSLNVFEKHYLDRSFDRTGQLSVVITPGVGVFEVDRELTNVTKQRVIDNGVNSDLVCVGEQPLHAVPLLKFHNKDTSINAPDDYSMPHWINLSFYSTNKKIPYSTFIPRIKLPQKVSKHSMDNGRLNCKTKLLQEDPRECLHNSLFDYDAYDAQVFQLPHVHTSSSLQRVTTRTKKTSVACIETHNNAHILKLLKRKMSDPDIHHPSPETHALIPAAARSAAISIPHRTESVENNDSNEETNVSRTSIKSDITDSEISPPFRPVVGSAGSPTNSISQPANIVRPSRALINPFDPSHVTIKLTSNRRRWSHIFPKGPTGVLIQQHHYQAVPAQSHPEPQSDTTSTLSGSPMEQITTTSNPHHISRSASQIGFQDHTKGKFQRINLIGGDRVSNTNSSGTNKSLTLLWGATGEQEWTPALTTAIIGVDWKSLTIPACLPITTDYFPDKRSLQNDYVVSDYNLLPDDVNADFAQQRAVYKKPLTTAEVFKELVSQRLAQGFQLILLPPINKNQNNTSGSGTAAPISSVMRGRQAESEPKEEYLLSIGRIFHKISLYGNSITVTRYRPRHPYPPFNIHYRYRFHAPHHDTYEVSWVSFTTEKLENYNWNYLDHYICTRGHTDFALVETLKYWRFRVFLLPMNNFATRKILEGSSKCDIYTPASAAEQASLMDGFLRFIEGWLNKIRRPHPNKNWTPTVLSGVPPRDPASHLTRRRHSTSLIFLTNQERHVVNTAVAARTCLDTPRHVPNRSGSKVMDRGRVSPASEAVLPLALEQQQQDHFETNEDSANMELTKLKSNATNAEILEAMKHPQTGVGFLTQHPSLPSQTFVSADAVQWLSNNTEGGVTVESAINTIKGMIQETLICHASGDFSKPFILGFYLYHIVQDKENQKAADYSPPLGDLQSFENEWVEVEMKAPKGWCEPTTTTTATTTTTTTTATITTTTTTTTTATATTTITTTTTTTTTTTTTTTAGTAAVAAAAAAAAAAAAATAATTATNLPTVSSPISIPNYDTVDESNVPLFLRDDLDLTNFLEEKELNVPPYKHTHLDIDINNKSDRIEWGHLRYQSVYMIDHSYELVVQWVASSGSIVADLIFIWQRKAQMCGIQMVPIPSDLLALPFTLKSDPLRGPIFIPLDTECLMGNKKFLFEEFREDTYAQRLFLFQEAILRRFGFIPCLIESSENDHQYVHVTGNAFILVPSTKTTRPRQRTGTNIVRRNTGQKRYPVHPEQPSPHEAYITRHVSGKSKDDYNVDRRMGFLWSWNHMISRKWKSLSTSAGDELFQKKIIQDFKHFCSNGDNRLKQFWDSCWELKEKSCTYLK comes from the exons ATGAAGCTTTTTAAACTAATTGTAcatcaaaaaaattttagtggtgaagatttaataattaatcccAAAGATTATCCAGGCATAAAAACTGGAGATGTCGTTGAAATTTATCATCCTGAAGATGAGTTCAGCCGCTTACTCTTACAGGTTACATCTTTCAAAGAAGATCTTCAGGGACGAGAAACAATTAGTGTCGAAAATAATGTAGCGACGATGTTTCAATTAAGAACTTTTGCTGatgtttatatgaatatagtAAATCCAGAAGATGTAGCACTGGATTCGGTTGAATTAACATTTAAAGATCAATATATGGGACGTAGTGAAATGTGGAGATTAAAAAATAGCTtg GTGAATACTTGCGTTTATATGAATAAGAAGATAGAATTTTGTGGAGGTAGCATTCGATGTCAAGTATATGAAATGTGGTCTCAAGGTGATAGAGTTGCTTGTGGTGTTATTACTGATGACACTAAG GTAGTCTTTCGTTCTTCAACAAGTATggtttatctttttattcaaatgAGCTCAGAAATGTGGGATTTTGATATTCATGGTGatctttatttcgaaaaagcaGTAAATGGATTTTTAGCAGACTTGTTtcaaaaatggaagaagaatgGTAGTAATCATGAAGTAACAATAGTTTTGTTTTCAAGAACATTTTATAATGCCACGAGTTTAGAAGAATTTCCAAATCATATGAGAGAGTGTTTACAACATGATTATAGAGGTCGATTTTATGAAGATTTTTATAGAGTAGCAGTACAGAATGAAAGATATGAAGATTGGAGTAATGTATTGGTACAATTACGTAAATTGTTTACTGATTATCAAAAGTTTGTATTGGAATATCACCAAAGACCAGATGTTAGTATGCCAAAAGCAATAAATTCTACAGCAGCACAAGGAAATTTTTTAGAAGTTTTGAACATGTCATTAAATG TTTTTGAAAAACATTATCTTGACCGTAGTTTTGATAGAACAGGTCAATTATCAGTCGTAATAACTCCTGGAGTAGGTGTATTTGAAGTTGATAGAGAATTGACAAATGTTACTAAACAAAGGGTTATTGATAATGGAGTAAACAGTGATTTAGTTTGTGTTGGAGAACAACCATTGCATGCAGTTCCTTTATTAAAG tTTCATAATAAAGATACATCTATAAATGCACCAGATGACTACAGTATGCCTCATTGGATTAATCTTAGTTTTTAttcaacaaataaaaaaataccttATTCTACCTTTATACCACGCATAAAATTGCCTCAAAAGGTGTCAAAACATTCTATGGACAATGGTAGattaaattgtaaaactaAGCTTTTACAAGAAGACCCTAGGGAATGCTTGCataattctttatttgatTATGATGCTTATGATGCTCAAGTTTTTCAATTGCCACATGTTCATACTTCAAG tagTTTGCAAAGAGTTACTACAAGAACTAAAAAAACAAGTGTGGCATGCATTGAGACTCATAATAATGCTCACATATTAAAGCTTTTAAAACGTAAAATGTCAGATCCTGATATTCATCATCCATCACCTGAAACACATGCATTAATACCAGCAGCCGCAAGAAGTGCTGCAATCTCTATACCTCATCGGACAGAAAGtgttgaaaataacgattctaatgaGGAAACAAATG TATCAAGAACATCTATCAAAAGTGATATAACCGATTCTGAAATATCACCACCATTCAGACCAGTTGTTGGAAGTGCTGGTAGTCCAACTAATTCAATTTCCCAACCTGCAAATATAGTTAGACCTAGCAGAGCACTTATTAATCCTTTTGATCCCTCACATGTTACTATAAAATTGACCAGTAATAGGCGCAGATGGAGCCATATTTTTCCTAAAG GTCCAACGGGTGTTTTGATACAACAACATCACTATCAAGCTGTTCCCGCACAGTCACATCCTGAACCCCAGAGTGATACTACTTCAACGTTGAGTGGATCTCCTATGGAGCAAATTACAACTACCAGCAATCCACATCATATATCAAGATCAGCTTCTCAAATTGGATTTCAAGATC aTACAAAAGGGAAGTTTCAGCGCATAAATTTGATAGGTGGAGATAGAGTATCAAATACTAATTCATCTGGAACTAATAAGAGTTTAACTCTTTTATGGGGTGCCACTGGTGAACAGGAGTGGACACCAGCACTTACAACAG CAATCATAG gTGTTGATTGGAAGTCATTAACAATTCCAGCTTGTTTGCCTATTACTACAGATTATTTCCCAGATAAAAGGAGTTTACAAAATGATTATGTAGTTTCGGATTATAATCTGTTACCAGATGATGTAAATGCGGATTTTGCACAACAACGAGCGGTTTATAAAAAACCTTTAACAACTGCAGAAGTCTTTAAAGAGCTCGTTTCACAGAGATTGGCTCAA GGTTTTCAGCTAATTTTATTACCACCtatcaataaaaatcaaaataatacgTCTGGTAGTGGTACAGCTGCACCCATAAGTTCTGTAATGCGAGGAAGACAAGCAGAATCTGAACCAAAAGAAGAATACTTGCTTAGCATTGGtcgaatttttcataaaatatcacTTTATGGTAACTCTATAACAGTTACAAGATACAGACCAAG GCACCCTTATCCACCATTTAATATCCATTATCGATATAGATTTCATGCTCCTCATCATGATACATATGAAGTATCATGGGTATCTTTTACAACAGAGAaacttgaaaattataattggaACTATTTAGATCATTATATATGCACAAGAGGACATACTGATTTTGCTTTAGTAGag ACTCTTAAATATTGGAGGTTCAGAGTATTCTTGCTGCCAATGAACAATTTTGCAACTCGAAAAATTTTGGAAGGTTCATCAAAatgcgatatatatacaccagCTTCTGCAGCTGAGCAAGCTTCTCTTATGGATGgatttttacgttttatagAAGGATGGTTGAATAAAATACGACGTCCGCATCCTAATAAAAATTGG ACCCCCACAGTTCTAAGTGGTGTTCCTCCAAGAGACCCTGCCTCTCATTTGACCAGACGCAGGCACAGCACGAGCCTAATATTCCTCACTAACCAG GAGAGGCATGTAGTGAATACCGCTGTGGCTGCACGCACGTGCCTCGACACTCCTCGTCACGTGCCAAACAG ATCTGGTTCAAAAGTAATGGATAGAGGAAGAGTTTCCCCTGCAAGTGAAGCAGTTCTTCCTCTTGCTTTggagcaacaacaacaagatcACTTTGAAACTAATGAGGATag TGCTAACATGGAATTAACAAAGTTGAAAAGTAATGCTACAAATGCAGAAATTTTAGAAGCTATGAAACATCCACAAACTGGAGTAGGATTTCTTACACAACATCCATCTTTACCAAGTCAAACTTTTGTTAGTGCTGATGCAGTTCAATGGTTAAGTAATAATACAGAGGGTGGTGTTACTGTAGAAAGTGCCATCAATACTATAAaa gGAATGATTCAAGAAACGCTTATTTGTCATGCATCTGGAGATTTTTCTAAACCTTTTATATTAGgattttatttgtatcataTAGTTCAAGATAAGGAAAACCAAAAAG CTGCTGATTATTCGCCACCTTTGGGTGATCTTCAAAGTTTTGAAAATGAGTGGGTGGAAGTTGAAATGAAAGCTCCCAAAGGTTGGTGTGAACCAACTACTACAACTACTgctacaactactactactactactactgctactattactactactactactactactactactgctactgctactactactattactactactactactactactactactactactactactactactgctggtactgctgctgttgctgctgctgctgctgctgctgctgctgctgctgctgctactgctgctactactgctactaatTTACCAACAGTATCATCTCCTATATCTATACCCAATTATGATACTGTTGATGAATCGAATGTACCACTATTTTTAAGGGATGATCTAGATTTAACAAATTTCttggaggaaaaagaattgaacg TACCAccatataaacacacacatctAGATATTGATATCAATAACAAAAGTGATAGAATAGAGTGGGGGCATCTTAGGTATCAATCTGTATATATGATCGATCATTCTTATGAACTTGTAGTGCAATGGGTAGCTTCGTCTGGTAGCATTGTAGCTGACCTT ATATTCATCTGGCAACGCAAGGCTCAAATGTGCGGAATTCAAATGGTACCAATTCCAAGTGATTTGTTAGCTTTACCATTTACTTTAAAGAGTGATCCTTTAAGAGGTCCTATTTTTATACCACTCGATACAGAATGTCTtatgggaaataaaaaatttctatttgaag aaTTTCGTGAAGATACATATGCTCAgagattattcttatttcaagAGGCCATATTACGAAGATTTGGTTTCATACCATGTTTGATTGAAAGTTCTGAAAATGATCATCAATACGTTCATGTAACCGGAAATGCTTTTATACTTGTTCCATCTACAAAAACTACCAGACCACGTCAACGTACCGGCACTAATATAGTAAGACGAAATACGGGACAAAAAAGATATCCAGTACATCCGGAGCAACCAAGTCCACATGAAGCATATATTACACGTCATGTTAGTGGGAAAAGTAAAGATGATTATAATGTAGATAGACGA atggGATTTCTTTGGTCATGGAATCATATGATTAGCCGAAAGTGGAAATCATTATCCACTTCAGCTGGCGATGAAttgtttcaaaagaaaattattcaagattTTAAACACTTTTGTTCAAATGGAGATAATAGGTTGAAGCAATTTTGGGATTCTTGTTGggagttgaaagaaaaaagttgtaCATATTTAAAGTAG
- the LOC124952611 gene encoding GATOR complex protein Iml1 isoform X9: MKLFKLIVHQKNFSGEDLIINPKDYPGIKTGDVVEIYHPEDEFSRLLLQVTSFKEDLQGRETISVENNVATMFQLRTFADVYMNIVNPEDVALDSVELTFKDQYMGRSEMWRLKNSLVNTCVYMNKKIEFCGGSIRCQVYEMWSQGDRVACGVITDDTKVVFRSSTSMVYLFIQMSSEMWDFDIHGDLYFEKAVNGFLADLFQKWKKNGSNHEVTIVLFSRTFYNATSLEEFPNHMRECLQHDYRGRFYEDFYRVAVQNERYEDWSNVLVQLRKLFTDYQKFVLEYHQRPDVSMPKAINSTAAQGNFLEVLNMSLNVFEKHYLDRSFDRTGQLSVVITPGVGVFEVDRELTNVTKQRVIDNGVNSDLVCVGEQPLHAVPLLKFHNKDTSINAPDDYSMPHWINLSFYSTNKKIPYSTFIPRIKLPQKVSKHSMDNGRLNCKTKLLQEDPRECLHNSLFDYDAYDAQVFQLPHVHTSSSLQRVTTRTKKTSVACIETHNNAHILKLLKRKMSDPDIHHPSPETHALIPAAARSAAISIPHRTESVENNDSNEETNVSRTSIKSDITDSEISPPFRPVVGSAGSPTNSISQPANIVRPSRALINPFDPSHVTIKLTSNRRRWSHIFPKGPTGVLIQQHHYQAVPAQSHPEPQSDTTSTLSGSPMEQITTTSNPHHISRSASQIGFQDHTKGKFQRINLIGGDRVSNTNSSGTNKSLTLLWGATGEQEWTPALTTAIIGVDWKSLTIPACLPITTDYFPDKRSLQNDYVVSDYNLLPDDVNADFAQQRAVYKKPLTTAEVFKELVSQRLAQGFQLILLPPINKNQNNTSGSGTAAPISSVMRGRQAESEPKEEYLLSIGRIFHKISLYGNSITVTRYRPRHPYPPFNIHYRYRFHAPHHDTYEVSWVSFTTEKLENYNWNYLDHYICTRGHTDFALVETLKYWRFRVFLLPMNNFATRKILEGSSKCDIYTPASAAEQASLMDGFLRFIEGWLNKIRRPHPNKNWTSLVSSSPFRERLGSNRLPEKPRPRSGSKVMDRGRVSPASEAVLPLALEQQQQDHFETNEDSANMELTKLKSNATNAEILEAMKHPQTGVGFLTQHPSLPSQTFVSADAVQWLSNNTEGGVTVESAINTIKGMIQETLICHASGDFSKPFILGFYLYHIVQDKENQKAADYSPPLGDLQSFENEWVEVEMKAPKGWCEPTTTTTATTTTTTTTATITTTTTTTTTATATTTITTTTTTTTTTTTTTTAGTAAVAAAAAAAAAAAAATAATTATNLPTVSSPISIPNYDTVDESNVPLFLRDDLDLTNFLEEKELNVPPYKHTHLDIDINNKSDRIEWGHLRYQSVYMIDHSYELVVQWVASSGSIVADLIFIWQRKAQMCGIQMVPIPSDLLALPFTLKSDPLRGPIFIPLDTECLMGNKKFLFEEFREDTYAQRLFLFQEAILRRFGFIPCLIESSENDHQYVHVTGNAFILVPSTKTTRPRQRTGTNIVRRNTGQKRYPVHPEQPSPHEAYITRHVSGKSKDDYNVDRRMGFLWSWNHMISRKWKSLSTSAGDELFQKKIIQDFKHFCSNGDNRLKQFWDSCWELKEKSCTYLK; this comes from the exons ATGAAGCTTTTTAAACTAATTGTAcatcaaaaaaattttagtggtgaagatttaataattaatcccAAAGATTATCCAGGCATAAAAACTGGAGATGTCGTTGAAATTTATCATCCTGAAGATGAGTTCAGCCGCTTACTCTTACAGGTTACATCTTTCAAAGAAGATCTTCAGGGACGAGAAACAATTAGTGTCGAAAATAATGTAGCGACGATGTTTCAATTAAGAACTTTTGCTGatgtttatatgaatatagtAAATCCAGAAGATGTAGCACTGGATTCGGTTGAATTAACATTTAAAGATCAATATATGGGACGTAGTGAAATGTGGAGATTAAAAAATAGCTtg GTGAATACTTGCGTTTATATGAATAAGAAGATAGAATTTTGTGGAGGTAGCATTCGATGTCAAGTATATGAAATGTGGTCTCAAGGTGATAGAGTTGCTTGTGGTGTTATTACTGATGACACTAAG GTAGTCTTTCGTTCTTCAACAAGTATggtttatctttttattcaaatgAGCTCAGAAATGTGGGATTTTGATATTCATGGTGatctttatttcgaaaaagcaGTAAATGGATTTTTAGCAGACTTGTTtcaaaaatggaagaagaatgGTAGTAATCATGAAGTAACAATAGTTTTGTTTTCAAGAACATTTTATAATGCCACGAGTTTAGAAGAATTTCCAAATCATATGAGAGAGTGTTTACAACATGATTATAGAGGTCGATTTTATGAAGATTTTTATAGAGTAGCAGTACAGAATGAAAGATATGAAGATTGGAGTAATGTATTGGTACAATTACGTAAATTGTTTACTGATTATCAAAAGTTTGTATTGGAATATCACCAAAGACCAGATGTTAGTATGCCAAAAGCAATAAATTCTACAGCAGCACAAGGAAATTTTTTAGAAGTTTTGAACATGTCATTAAATG TTTTTGAAAAACATTATCTTGACCGTAGTTTTGATAGAACAGGTCAATTATCAGTCGTAATAACTCCTGGAGTAGGTGTATTTGAAGTTGATAGAGAATTGACAAATGTTACTAAACAAAGGGTTATTGATAATGGAGTAAACAGTGATTTAGTTTGTGTTGGAGAACAACCATTGCATGCAGTTCCTTTATTAAAG tTTCATAATAAAGATACATCTATAAATGCACCAGATGACTACAGTATGCCTCATTGGATTAATCTTAGTTTTTAttcaacaaataaaaaaataccttATTCTACCTTTATACCACGCATAAAATTGCCTCAAAAGGTGTCAAAACATTCTATGGACAATGGTAGattaaattgtaaaactaAGCTTTTACAAGAAGACCCTAGGGAATGCTTGCataattctttatttgatTATGATGCTTATGATGCTCAAGTTTTTCAATTGCCACATGTTCATACTTCAAG tagTTTGCAAAGAGTTACTACAAGAACTAAAAAAACAAGTGTGGCATGCATTGAGACTCATAATAATGCTCACATATTAAAGCTTTTAAAACGTAAAATGTCAGATCCTGATATTCATCATCCATCACCTGAAACACATGCATTAATACCAGCAGCCGCAAGAAGTGCTGCAATCTCTATACCTCATCGGACAGAAAGtgttgaaaataacgattctaatgaGGAAACAAATG TATCAAGAACATCTATCAAAAGTGATATAACCGATTCTGAAATATCACCACCATTCAGACCAGTTGTTGGAAGTGCTGGTAGTCCAACTAATTCAATTTCCCAACCTGCAAATATAGTTAGACCTAGCAGAGCACTTATTAATCCTTTTGATCCCTCACATGTTACTATAAAATTGACCAGTAATAGGCGCAGATGGAGCCATATTTTTCCTAAAG GTCCAACGGGTGTTTTGATACAACAACATCACTATCAAGCTGTTCCCGCACAGTCACATCCTGAACCCCAGAGTGATACTACTTCAACGTTGAGTGGATCTCCTATGGAGCAAATTACAACTACCAGCAATCCACATCATATATCAAGATCAGCTTCTCAAATTGGATTTCAAGATC aTACAAAAGGGAAGTTTCAGCGCATAAATTTGATAGGTGGAGATAGAGTATCAAATACTAATTCATCTGGAACTAATAAGAGTTTAACTCTTTTATGGGGTGCCACTGGTGAACAGGAGTGGACACCAGCACTTACAACAG CAATCATAG gTGTTGATTGGAAGTCATTAACAATTCCAGCTTGTTTGCCTATTACTACAGATTATTTCCCAGATAAAAGGAGTTTACAAAATGATTATGTAGTTTCGGATTATAATCTGTTACCAGATGATGTAAATGCGGATTTTGCACAACAACGAGCGGTTTATAAAAAACCTTTAACAACTGCAGAAGTCTTTAAAGAGCTCGTTTCACAGAGATTGGCTCAA GGTTTTCAGCTAATTTTATTACCACCtatcaataaaaatcaaaataatacgTCTGGTAGTGGTACAGCTGCACCCATAAGTTCTGTAATGCGAGGAAGACAAGCAGAATCTGAACCAAAAGAAGAATACTTGCTTAGCATTGGtcgaatttttcataaaatatcacTTTATGGTAACTCTATAACAGTTACAAGATACAGACCAAG GCACCCTTATCCACCATTTAATATCCATTATCGATATAGATTTCATGCTCCTCATCATGATACATATGAAGTATCATGGGTATCTTTTACAACAGAGAaacttgaaaattataattggaACTATTTAGATCATTATATATGCACAAGAGGACATACTGATTTTGCTTTAGTAGag ACTCTTAAATATTGGAGGTTCAGAGTATTCTTGCTGCCAATGAACAATTTTGCAACTCGAAAAATTTTGGAAGGTTCATCAAAatgcgatatatatacaccagCTTCTGCAGCTGAGCAAGCTTCTCTTATGGATGgatttttacgttttatagAAGGATGGTTGAATAAAATACGACGTCCGCATCCTAATAAAAATTGG ACCAGTCTAGTCAGCAGCTCTCCCTTTAGAGAACGACTTGGAAGCAACCGTCTACCAGAGAAACCACGACCAAG ATCTGGTTCAAAAGTAATGGATAGAGGAAGAGTTTCCCCTGCAAGTGAAGCAGTTCTTCCTCTTGCTTTggagcaacaacaacaagatcACTTTGAAACTAATGAGGATag TGCTAACATGGAATTAACAAAGTTGAAAAGTAATGCTACAAATGCAGAAATTTTAGAAGCTATGAAACATCCACAAACTGGAGTAGGATTTCTTACACAACATCCATCTTTACCAAGTCAAACTTTTGTTAGTGCTGATGCAGTTCAATGGTTAAGTAATAATACAGAGGGTGGTGTTACTGTAGAAAGTGCCATCAATACTATAAaa gGAATGATTCAAGAAACGCTTATTTGTCATGCATCTGGAGATTTTTCTAAACCTTTTATATTAGgattttatttgtatcataTAGTTCAAGATAAGGAAAACCAAAAAG CTGCTGATTATTCGCCACCTTTGGGTGATCTTCAAAGTTTTGAAAATGAGTGGGTGGAAGTTGAAATGAAAGCTCCCAAAGGTTGGTGTGAACCAACTACTACAACTACTgctacaactactactactactactactgctactattactactactactactactactactactgctactgctactactactattactactactactactactactactactactactactactactactgctggtactgctgctgttgctgctgctgctgctgctgctgctgctgctgctgctgctactgctgctactactgctactaatTTACCAACAGTATCATCTCCTATATCTATACCCAATTATGATACTGTTGATGAATCGAATGTACCACTATTTTTAAGGGATGATCTAGATTTAACAAATTTCttggaggaaaaagaattgaacg TACCAccatataaacacacacatctAGATATTGATATCAATAACAAAAGTGATAGAATAGAGTGGGGGCATCTTAGGTATCAATCTGTATATATGATCGATCATTCTTATGAACTTGTAGTGCAATGGGTAGCTTCGTCTGGTAGCATTGTAGCTGACCTT ATATTCATCTGGCAACGCAAGGCTCAAATGTGCGGAATTCAAATGGTACCAATTCCAAGTGATTTGTTAGCTTTACCATTTACTTTAAAGAGTGATCCTTTAAGAGGTCCTATTTTTATACCACTCGATACAGAATGTCTtatgggaaataaaaaatttctatttgaag aaTTTCGTGAAGATACATATGCTCAgagattattcttatttcaagAGGCCATATTACGAAGATTTGGTTTCATACCATGTTTGATTGAAAGTTCTGAAAATGATCATCAATACGTTCATGTAACCGGAAATGCTTTTATACTTGTTCCATCTACAAAAACTACCAGACCACGTCAACGTACCGGCACTAATATAGTAAGACGAAATACGGGACAAAAAAGATATCCAGTACATCCGGAGCAACCAAGTCCACATGAAGCATATATTACACGTCATGTTAGTGGGAAAAGTAAAGATGATTATAATGTAGATAGACGA atggGATTTCTTTGGTCATGGAATCATATGATTAGCCGAAAGTGGAAATCATTATCCACTTCAGCTGGCGATGAAttgtttcaaaagaaaattattcaagattTTAAACACTTTTGTTCAAATGGAGATAATAGGTTGAAGCAATTTTGGGATTCTTGTTGggagttgaaagaaaaaagttgtaCATATTTAAAGTAG